Genomic window (bacterium):
ACTCCTTATTCAACCGACATGCATGCGGTCTCATTCTCCAATCCTCCTCAAAATCTATACAGCAACTGCCTAAGGGCGGTGATATTCATATCACCGCCCACATCCGAAACCCAAAACTATGCTATTCCGTACTCGGCTCCTCAGGCGGCAGTGAGCTGATCTCAAACCTGTTTTGCTCGCCCTCATACCAACCGTTACCCGTATCCGCCTCGTGTCTGCAATATACGGTCCAACCCATAACTACACCCGAATAGTCTTCGAGCGCAGCAGCCAAACTGATCCGCTGGGAATCTGTGAGCGAAACAGTCGGACCTGTTTCACTAATAACGCTCGAAGTCCATGTCGGACCTTGCCCGGCTACTACAGGCGCAACCACCACATAATATGAATCAGCACCGTCCTTGCGGTTCCATTCGAGGTTTATAGTGCCATCCTGAAGATCACTGATCTGAAGCTCAGGAGCCGCATCGGAACTGGAATAAGCAGGAGAAATAACATCGCTGTTTAGTACCGGCTCAATTACGGTTGCGGTTAAAGTATTACTCACCTTGGTAAGGTAATACCAGGTGGTAGTAGTGTCATCATCGTCATCGTCATCGTCGTCATCATCGTCATCATCGTCACCTATTGTCGAGTGTGACGTCATCTTATAAAACGCACGTATCTGATATGTATGAGTTTTGCCATATGGCTCGACTGCTACAGTTGTGCTCTGCGAAGCATATGTCTGAGATGGATTAGTGTCCAGCGAATAATAGTTTACTGCAAGATCACTACCACTGCCGTATAGACCAGCAATACTCGTCCGACCGGAATCCATTGAACCGGAATCGCGCATGACCTTTACAGGAGCTTCTGAATCAGCAAAACTGTCCCTTATGACCTGGTATTCCATCACGTTTTTGCCATTATCCAACGCACTCGCATCCCAGGAAATAACAGTCGGGTCTGTGAGACTGATGCTCGGAGCATCCTCCGTGCCACGCCCGCCCTTGAACAAAGACACAACTCCAAAAACAAGAGCAGCACCTAAAAGGAACTTCCCTATCTTGCTGATTGCGCTGCCCTTAGTCTTGCTTTGTGTAGGTGCCCCCGAAGGCAATGCCTGTGTCCTGGCTGCTCCGCCCACGGCAGGCATATCGAAAATTGCTCTCGCCTTGTCTTGCGCCTGGATACCACGCATGGATTTGGTCACCTTTGCGATACTGTCTACAGGAGTTACAGATTGAATCGAGAGGTATCCGATAATCTCCCTGTCGCGCAGAACTATCATTTGCATGCCCTGCTTTATACCGTCACGAGAACCCTTGTTAAGCATTACCTGGCTGGCACCCATGCTGTTTTGAACCGTGGCCTCAGGAATGATGTAATCCACCATCGTCTTGACGCCCAGAAATGCGGCATTATTAATCGCCTCGACTATGAGAGCGTCATCATCAGGAGTATAGCCAACCCTTGCGCTCGAATTGCCAGTCTGTACTGCACCATTTACAATCTCGCCGGACGCTTGATCGTACATTCGCAGAACCATGGTCACGGATGCTCTTCTCGTGACACCGGAACCCGCAAGTTGAACAGAGGTGATCGCACCCTCAAGCATCGCATCGGCACTCAAATACTCACCCAGCCTCACAAGACCTACCTTGTCAAGCGGAGAATGCAGATCAAGCGCCTCCATTGCTGTCTTGATGCTCGCACGAGTGTTACTGCCGACATCAAAGCGGGTTGTTTTGCTCATTTCCACGACAACCGCGTCGGTTGCAAGCCTGGCAAGCAAATCACCCTGAACACCGGACTCGTTCATAAACTCAACAACTGCGACTGAATATTGGGGCATAAGCTGAGCCTCTGCCCGATTTGATAGCGGCAGGGGCCCTATTGTCGCCACAAGCGTTACTATTATTGCGTAGCACACACTCTTGAAAACCCTGCATTCTATTAGCTGCCTCAACGGTAGATAACCTCCCTAATATCCAATTCCAACAAAAAATGTGATTGCCGACCAATATATCGCAAGTCTTTTCGGGTGAATAAACCTGATAACTAGACGCCATCGAGGTACGGCATGGGGACTTGCACCAGAACAAAAACACATAAAGCCAGTAGCCCACCATCTGTCACATCTTGTCTTCACAGTATAAATACTCATACAAACGTGACTACATCCTGATTATGTGTTTTCTGCATAACCCGGATCTCCGAGAGCATTATTCACGTTTCTCGTGAATAATGCGGGTACAGGCTGCCCAACTATAACCAGTTAACCTGATACTCATCCGTCAACAACTATAGCACAACTACTCTTTTAAGAGCAAGAGAATTTCATACCAGACATCTTCCACCGACTTGCGCAAATTCACCAAATCTGCATCGTTCCGTATAACGCGGTCGGCACGCCGAACTTTGATATCCATCGGCATCTGGGAATCAATTCGCCGAAGAGCCTCGTCGTGAGAAATACCACTTCTGCTTGTCAGACGATGTATTTGGGTCTCTTGTTCCGCAGCAACCACGATTACTTCATCCAGCATATACTCCATGTTGCATTCCATCAGAAGCGGAATCTCGATTGCAAATACCTTATCATCACCCGGATCCTTTCTGTACTCTTCTATCGTCCGGTTGATTTTTTCGATGATGCGCGGATGAGTTATGGCATCGAGATCTGCCCTGGCCTTGGAATCGGAAAATACGATCCGCCCAAGTGCTGAACGATTGATCTGCCCGTCGGCAAGCAATACATCATCGCCAAAACGCTCACATACCTCACGATATGCGGGCTCATCTATATCTAAAATCTGCTTGGCAACATTGTCGGCACTCAGGACGCGCGCACCCAATTCAGACAGCATCCCGAGCACCGTGCTCTTGCCTGTGCCTATTCCACCGGTTATACCTATCACATAAGCCATGCTCATCACTATAACCCGCATTATTCACGAGAAACGTGAATAATGCTCTCGGAGACCCGTATTATGCGTAAAACGCATAATACGGGTCTAACAAAAGTAATGGCCCGGCACCTATAATAAAGTGCCGGGCCGTGTAATTGGCCTTTTAAGCCGAATCCTGCTCGGCATAAAATCAATTTTCTGGCTGAAGCCGACCTACTTAGCCTCGGATTCCTCAGAACCCTCTTCAGCAGCAGTGGCTGCCGTCTCGACAGGTGCTTCCTCGGTCTCGGCGCTTGCAGCGGGAGTCTCAGACACTTCGGAGACCGGCTCCACCTCGGCCTGGATGTCTTCAACCATCTCCAGCTCTTCTTGAGCCTCGGCCAATGCCTGCGCCTCTGAGATATCTTCCTTCTTTGCCTTGGACCTCGACTTCTTGGCGGGCTTCTCCTTCTTATCGCCAAAGTCAAGTTCGCCAAGCTGCTCGCCGATCAGATCACCGATTGTGGTCTTGGTCTCGGGTTTGGCCTGGGCATAACTGCGAAACTCAGTGTCCTCGCGCTCCTTCTCCTTCTGATTCAGCAACTGCCTTACGGACAATGTCAGCCGCCGCTCGTCGGGCCGAAGGTCGATTACTTTGACCTCTACCTCCTGGCCGACACTGACTACCTCTTCAGGATTGTTGACACGCTTGACGGCAAGCTCGGAGTTGGGAATGATACCCTCTATC
Coding sequences:
- a CDS encoding penicillin-binding protein activator LpoB; the encoded protein is MRQLIECRVFKSVCYAIIVTLVATIGPLPLSNRAEAQLMPQYSVAVVEFMNESGVQGDLLARLATDAVVVEMSKTTRFDVGSNTRASIKTAMEALDLHSPLDKVGLVRLGEYLSADAMLEGAITSVQLAGSGVTRRASVTMVLRMYDQASGEIVNGAVQTGNSSARVGYTPDDDALIVEAINNAAFLGVKTMVDYIIPEATVQNSMGASQVMLNKGSRDGIKQGMQMIVLRDREIIGYLSIQSVTPVDSIAKVTKSMRGIQAQDKARAIFDMPAVGGAARTQALPSGAPTQSKTKGSAISKIGKFLLGAALVFGVVSLFKGGRGTEDAPSISLTDPTVISWDASALDNGKNVMEYQVIRDSFADSEAPVKVMRDSGSMDSGRTSIAGLYGSGSDLAVNYYSLDTNPSQTYASQSTTVAVEPYGKTHTYQIRAFYKMTSHSTIGDDDDDDDDDDDDDDDTTTTWYYLTKVSNTLTATVIEPVLNSDVISPAYSSSDAAPELQISDLQDGTINLEWNRKDGADSYYVVVAPVVAGQGPTWTSSVISETGPTVSLTDSQRISLAAALEDYSGVVMGWTVYCRHEADTGNGWYEGEQNRFEISSLPPEEPSTE
- the coaE gene encoding dephospho-CoA kinase (Dephospho-CoA kinase (CoaE) performs the final step in coenzyme A biosynthesis.); this encodes MSMAYVIGITGGIGTGKSTVLGMLSELGARVLSADNVAKQILDIDEPAYREVCERFGDDVLLADGQINRSALGRIVFSDSKARADLDAITHPRIIEKINRTIEEYRKDPGDDKVFAIEIPLLMECNMEYMLDEVIVVAAEQETQIHRLTSRSGISHDEALRRIDSQMPMDIKVRRADRVIRNDADLVNLRKSVEDVWYEILLLLKE